In Zingiber officinale cultivar Zhangliang chromosome 1A, Zo_v1.1, whole genome shotgun sequence, a genomic segment contains:
- the LOC122038736 gene encoding dof zinc finger protein DOF3.1-like, whose product MQGSPAPAAFPAVKLTCCEQEQNLRCPRCESTDTKFCYYNNYNLSQPRHFCKSCRRYWTKGGALRNVPVGGGTRRNSKRSTASSSSSAASNAKRANPPKPSSAPCVSPNPELISTTYPPPDPDRRLLDMPGSFSSLLAAEGAFDGFLGSFAPLVPMPFSRDVSSSSIDFRVELPKLVSGNSCNGDMVTSAAEIFDKLDGDSGSWASGWTDLAIYNRGSNTD is encoded by the coding sequence ATGCAGGGTTCGCCGGCGCCGGCAGCGTTTCCGGCGGTGAAGCTGACGTGTTGCGAGCAGGAGCAGAACCTGCGGTGCCCCCGGTGTGAGTCCACGGACACCAAGTTCTGCTACTACAACAACTACAACCTCTCGCAACCGCGCCACTTCTGCAAGAGCTGCCGGCGCTACTGGACCAAGGGTGGCGCCCTCCGCAACGTCCCCGTCGGCGGCGGAACTCGCAGGAACTCCAAGCGCTCCaccgcctcctcctcttcctccgccGCATCCAACGCCAAACGCGCCAATCCGCCGAAGCCCTCTTCTGCGCCCTGCGTGTCGCCCAATCCGGAGCTCATCTCGACGACCTACCCACCGCCCGACCCAGATCGCCGCTTGCTCGACATGCCCGGAAGCTTCAGCTCGTTGTTGGCCGCCGAGGGGGCATTCGACGGATTCCTCGGCAGCTTCGCGCCTTTGGTCCCCATGCCGTTTTCTCGTGACGTCAGCTCTTCCTCGATCGACTTTCGCGTCGAATTACCGAAGCTGGTTTCCGGAAACAGCTGCAACGGCGACATGGTGACATCGGCAGCGGAGATCTTCGATAAGCTGGACGGCGATTCGGGAAGCTGGGCGTCGGGATGGACTGATCTCGCCATTTACAATCGCGGTTCTAACACGGACTGA